aaaaaactggaaaaagCCAGGCAAATTTCTATTATGCAAATGCTGCATCTGAGCTTTTATTAGGTACAAGTAAACAGAAAACTTGCAGAGCCATGGAATCCAGTGGTAACTAATTAGCAGGAGTAATAAGAAGAAGACGAGTTTGATCAACACCTTCCCAAGAAGCCATGGAAATTAAAGGAGCATATAACAAAAACGTTTCAACCCTAGCAGACCAGACCAGACCAATCACAAAACAAACAATAGTCATCACTACAGCTTATCATATACATACTTGTAAGCTGTAAGAGCTTGTTGGATAATACAACAACTACATGTCGTTTTTTAACTGAAAAATTGAATGGAGAAAAGAGATATGGCTAATGTTGATTATGCGATTGAgaccttttttatttatgaggAATGCTAATGTTGattataaataccccttttacttTGCTGATTAACACTTTAATAGCTTAGCCAATACCCCTTTTCCTTTGCTGATTAACACTTTAATAGCTTAGccaataacttaaaaaaaaaaaaaaaaaaaaaaaaaaaaacctaaagactagtaatatttattattatcaaaaccAGAAGATTAGTTTTTTCGTTTCAGTCCAAGCCTTGCTTAGAGTTGACCTCTGCTCCCTTTATGGTACATGTTCCTATCGACACTCCTTACAAAATACAGTAAAAAAGACATTTGAGGTTGGCAACTTGGAGACTGCCTTGTGAGAAATGGCAGTATGGCACTCCAATCAATCACACTCTTTCACCACTCATGAACAATCTTAGTTTTTGCAAGAGATGCCTTAAGTGAGTGCATATGTAATTTGCTAAGTACCCATAATTCTAGGTAAAAAATTAATGATgtaatgtcaatttttttttgagaaacaattaaTGATGTAATTTGGATACACAGTATGCAGAGAAATTCCAGTGTATAAGAGATGCTACTTTCATAGCAGTTACTTGGCAAGTTGCTGTAGCAGAACATATATCTTTATTGAATCAACAAGCATTTTATTCAAACCAAAAGAGACCTGAATTGTATATCAGGTTACAAAGAACTAGCAGCAGGACTATAAAACTACAAAAACACAAGATTACAGGAATACAACCACTTTCTCATATCAGAtttcacattttaaaacaaGAAAACATACTAAAAAACAAAGCAGGGCTTAAATGAGCAATCAGCAGCCCTAAAATTTCCTTCTTTACTGAGTCCGGGAGATTCCTTATTAACCTTTCCAAAATTTGGAAGGAGAATGTTTTCCATCTCATTCagatagatttcatttttggtaAGTACGACCTTTTATACCTATTAAGCCTTGACTAGTCCCTAATCAACCTTAATCTTAGATAGTAGGTGTGCTGGTTGGTCAAAGCTCATCAGTGTGCTTGGCTTTGATAATTGATACTATTGTTGCACAAACAACATTACACTGGCTTTGGTTGACCTGGTAATTTCCTGCCAAAATTACCCctcaaaaattttagtttttaatactTTGTCTTATGGTCCAATCCAAGAAGTTGCAACTTGGAAGGGTGTTTTGCTGTCCATCACATTTTGGTGGGACTGTGGCACGTTGCTATCTACtttaaagctctctctctctctctctctctctctctctctctcaaaccttGTACTTGTCTGGTGAGCCAAGCTGAAAGCTCAAAATACAATCTTTCTGCAAGAAAGTATGTTAAGGTATGGCCTAAGGTTGGTTTCTCTTTGTGTTTACTTTTTCTCCTTCAACCGAAtctttttttggggtttaaAGAGCTTAAGGGGCATCATCTTCTTCCTGGGCAATTAAAAACAAGGCAGATTTGATTTCAAGTCCCATTTTGACCCATGTCTTTTCTATGTGAATGGAGGACTCATTTCTCAATTATGGGTTACTGAAATGGCATAATTACTGGCcatttcaaaattgatcaatATGGGTGCACCCCATTTAAATTAGCCctttaattaatgaaatttagttttgtttgctttttttcaTATATGCTGAAGTGAATATAGCTCATAATatgttccttttgttttaacAGCAAAAATGTCTCCATTTCAAGAGCTTTGCTTGCTCAAAGCTTCTACAGGTTACTATCAACCCAGACTGGAAGGTGTGTCAAAGTTACCTATTCTTTTACCATatatttatattcaaatttacttttcttaccttggatatttctttctttctttctttctttttgtttttgatatgaCCACATTAGATGTGCATGCTGATCCAATAATAAGctgtaaaatattattatatgctAGGAATTTTCATGGATGGTGGTATAGTAATAcctatattagttttttttttttagaatgataCAATAAAAGGTCTACCTATGTTAGTTAAATGATACAATAAAAGgtctacctcttttttttttctttttttttttaatgttttatatttgtttgttagTGCCTAGAGTTGCCACGTTACTGGGTATCTGCACAGACCTTTCCAAGATACAATTATaaaacactttctttaaaatataaaacattattatatgttttatatttctttatttatcatatatatatatatatatatatttatatatataaacactttCTACAAAATGCTGTTGCTAGTAGTACTCACCAGTTTTTGGTCTACCTGGAAGTATGTTTCAGCACCCCTTGTGTGATAGTGAAGGTTTTATAGTGTATACAAGTGATTATTTTAACTAATATCACATCATTATGTACCTACTGGAActagctttttgttttttcctgtTGTCCTGCACTTTTTCCGTATTCATTGTTTGTTGTGTTGAATAAAGTAATGGTATTTCTGTAAGAAATTTGTCATCTGTGAATAGGGGTTGCTTAGAGCCAGCCTTAATCAGGCAGTTGTGTATCCACTGCCATTCGGCCATTCCTATAGTCAAAGATGCTTATTAGGCATAAACAATGGCTagtctaaaagaaaaaaatgagacattttGACCTGGAGGGATCAGGTTGTATCTAACCTCTACAACCAGTATAAAACCTAGAATCCACTAATGAAGAAGCTTTTAAATTCAcaagtgaaaatttttttttttttttgatatttggtttttctaacaaaataattatgaaaacaCGCCTAAGGGCCAAGAGGCCTTACAACCATACTAATAATCTCTAGGCTTAGCTAAACAAAGAGATAAACAAGTACACACTTAAATCACATGAAAGTAAGCTTAATCTCATGTGATTGGCCAAGATTCTCATTGATTGCACTCTCCCAAAATACATGGGTCAACGTTCTTGCATCATTATGCTAACcaaacattctcaaaaaaatccATAATTTGTGAATGTGATCAAATGGTATATGTTGGgccatgaaattttccaactTTCTTTGATTAATGAATCCACCCAAGTTGGGATCGTTTTGGTTTGATGCTTAAAACCCTTTCTTATGTTATAACATAGCAAGCTAGAAGGCAAGGTAGCATTGATAACTGGAGGAGCAAGTGGCATAGGAAAGGCAACCGCAGCAAAATTTATCAACAATGGTGCTAAAGTTGTTATTGCTGATATCCAACATCAACTTGGCCAACACACTGCAAAAGAGCTTGGAACCAATGCTACTTTTGTTGCCTGCGATGTCACTAAAGAGTCTGACATATCCAACGCTGTTGATTTTACCATCTCTAAGTACAACCAACTTGATATCATGTACAACAATGCAGGGGTGCCCTGCAAAACTCCCCCAAGCATTGTGGACCTTGATTTGGCAGTTTTTGATAAAATCATGGACATCAACGTGCGGGGAGTCATGGCTGGGATCAAACATGCATCACGTGTGATGATCCCACGACAAACTGGATCAATTCTCTGCACAGCTAGTGTTACAGGACTAATGGGTGGGTTAGCACAGCACACATATTCTGTGTCCAAATCTGCTGTTATAGGCATTGTTAAGTCTGTTGCTGCAGAGCTATGCAAGTATGGAATCCGGGTGAATTGTATATCACCATTTGCCATTCCAACTAAGTTTGTAATGGATGAAATGAGTCAAGTTTTTCCTGGTGTAGATGATCGACGGCTTGTGGAAATGGTTACTAATGTTGGTGTTTTGGAGGGAACTAGTTGTGAACCCAATGATGTAGCTAATGCTGCGCTCTATCTTGTTTCTGATGATGCCAAGTATGTTAGTGGGCATAATTTGGTATTAGATGGAGGCTTTACATCTTTTAAGCATTTGGGGTTTCCTGCACCAGATGAAGTGCAGTAAAAATTTGAACAGAGAAACTAGAAACAGAAATTTGCAAGTATAAGGAGCACAAATGAATGTATTCACATCCATTCCTTTTAATTGACTCTAGTTTACATGTCCAAGCATTCTACCTCTAGAGAGAATTCAAGCATGGATTGTTTCAAGTTGACTCTCTGCATTAAAGCTAATCTTTCATGGTGTATGCAAAAACCAACCTCATCCCCTTAAGTAACATTGTTTAGAGTGATGCATATAGAGAGTTGAGTTCAAGTCGGTGACCTGCTTAGTTTCAGAAAGCAATACATATGGCTTAAGCAATAAAATACATGTACTACCTATATATGTTCATTCAAAACTAACTGTGCTAAACAAACAATAGGATTAGTCCTGTCTTGCACAATCATGAGAAGAAATTCATGGAACACATCTGAACTTccataaaacaaataatactcccaaaaaaaaaaaaagtgacacaATTTGGAGCACCTGGTAATTCTAACAAACACATGGCcaaaaaatctttcttttattatttggtCTCAACCTATCCTATCTATAATCTTAAGAGCATTGTCCTTGCATGCAACTTCATCAGAGTGGGGGGCCTTTGGATTGACAAGCAGATGACAGTGTTCAAGCTCCAAGTAGGACAACCTCAAACAAACCATGTGAGCTAAGCTAGAGTGCATTTTCATAGATTCATTACTTCAATACTGCAAAAGAAGTGACAAAgtagtatatatattaacaaatttGTTCTTGGCTTGATCAGTTAGAAGTATCAAAATTGTTCTAGAACAAGCTTGCGCATGAAATCTTCTGGAGCTGAAAAGAagttcaaacaaaataaagattaaTGCTCCTGCTGTTAGAATTTAACCAAAAGAAATGAATCTTGCATGTGAACAAATTCAACAATAATACATTGAAGAATAAAAAGGTTAAACCTATGGAGAATGATTCTCTCCATTTGCTTTGACATTAAGAGAGCCTATTTCATGATGAAGATTTAGTTTACATGCATCTGAGGTTTACATGGTAccatatcatttaaattttttcattctaccaaataaaaaatgatatctTATTTTAAATGACTTGGTACCTTATGCACCTTTAGATTTGTGAAATATCATGTCTTCAACCTTAAAATGGACTGTCTCCATTTCAAAGTAAATGGATCggtaaaaattactaaaaaaaataaagccccttttgttaaattaataaatcaacGGTTTGACATAAGAGGAGGACTGATACCTAAGCCACCGATGAACAGTCTGAATTGGCCTAGGGCTTGTCTGATAAACATCTCCACTCCACTCACTACGATGGTCCTAACCTCTGCAGCCTCTTGTAAGAGCCGTGTATTTCTAGGTGTATAAACTGCATCAAAAACCAGCTCATATGCTCTCAAGGTCTCCTAAAGAAGCATGACAAGAGGCAATACATTGTTCAATGTGTTCTTCTGAGTTGTTACCTATTTGCTcagagaaagtgagagagaaagccTTTGAGACATGTGTTTGATCAGTATTTAGTTCCATTCCAACAACAGAAGCATTTGCAAGGATCATTCCCTCCTGAgggcaaaatatttttaagcatTCATATGGTAGAGCTTCCCTTGAAACTGCATCTGCAAGCAcctttgctctctcttttcaaaagagaaatgtCAAGATTAGAGACAAGAAAGCTGATCTTCAATTGTAATACTAAAAAGGAGAGAACAATATTGCCTTATTACCATAATTCTGATTGAATATGACAACCTGAGCACCTCTACTTTTAGCACCAAAAGCAAGCGCTCTTCCTACACCTCCTGCTCCAACTAATACAAATGTTTTCCCAGTTATAGGAGAAGTACATAATGCTTCTCCATTGGCAACACATCTCTCTGTCCGGACAAAATAAACATAAGTAATTCTATCTAGACACCACTTGATATAACAGTCTATTCTTTTACCTATACTATCATTATACATAGTCGTCCATCAAGTAATCATCATTTCAGTTTGCtggtaattttgtttaaaaacatcaaattattaatggTATTGCAAAACAAACAAGTGGAGGTCATGAAACCTGTAACAAACAAAGCAATCAAGTACTCCATTCTCCCCAAAACAATATACATTTATATTCCTGGCCCGAGTAGTACTCAACTGTAAATGATATACAAAGAATTAGAAAGGTACATACAACCATCGTCTAAATAATCAAGAAAGTAACACTACAATTATCACAGTACCTCTTAATGCATCCTCTATTGCAGTGATAAAAGCCTCACAATCTGTGTTATAACCGATCAGCTTCCCATCAAGAGGCCTCCTGACTATAGTATTTATAGCTCCTATAGATTGATTGAGAAAGCATACCACAATTTAGAAGCTTATATAAACATGATCCTACAATTAACAcagcaataaaaaaaagtagtgtGTCTTGAAGTTGAAACCCTGAAGTATCGTTATTAATGTCTGATATCTAGGCCTCCATAGAAGATTTGTTAATGTCAACTTCTggattttaataatttgaattacTCAGCTGAGTTGTATATATCTAATACACCTTCATTCCAGGTCTTGTGCCATTGTCTGGTGCTCAAGACAGACTTGGATTAGTGGATTACAGTAATGTAACAAAGGATCATAAGTGGTTTACTTATTgaacattaaaattttcattatatatGGCCTGATATATAGCAAATATATGTCAGGATTGTTGTTAAAGGAACAAAGTCAACAAACCTATGGCaatgtttttaaagttttttccTCTTGTTCatgtctaccaaacatgcccttaatAAGGAAACCAATATTGAACCTCATAGTTTCATAGAAGATCTCTCTCCATCCATAATACAATAGAGTTAGCGAATTATGTTGCATAATTGTTGACATAAATTTCTCTTCTCATTGTGCTTTGTATTTTGCATGCATATAGTtgattctttattttctctACAGAGATATAGAGATAAAGTGGACAAATTTAATTGCAAAGATGGCAATATTTGACATGACCAATGTACATGAATTCAATGCATATATGTTCTTGCATATTAGAGTTTAATATAAATAGGTTCATGTTTACTTGCTAGTTTCTTGTTTGGGTGGGAGAGGAGGTCATGTCAGCACACTAATGAAATGAATCAATCCTCTTATTTCCTTGAGATTTGGGTGAGACTCATTGCCATACGAGATGGGCCTGAAGGCCCATTATTTTGTGCTCATAGGTTGGGCCCAAAAGCACAATGAAATGGGCCCATATCAGGcaaggattattattattatttttatggaagCTACCGCACACCAAATGGGCTTATAAGTCCATAATCTCTCGCTTCACAAATTGGATCCAAAGCCTAAGCCTTTTCACTAGATGGATCAAGTGACTTCACTCTGTCAAAGGCTCGTAGCCCAAACAACTCTTGTTGTGGTGATGGTGATACAGTTACTATAAATACTTTTCTCCCGGGCCAATTCAATCTATATCTCTATGAAActcaaacaaagaaagagtGGCGGGCGAAATCAAAGAATTGTGAAGAAGAGTGAGAGTTTCCCTGAAAGCTTTTCTCTCAATCTGCTTCGGTATTCACGTAGAAGAGTGAGTGTATGTACTCTCTACTCTTTCTATTCGcttcagttttttgtttttgtgaaagTTATATTTATGTTCTGTATTATGTTTGTGGGTGCTTTTTTTGGTTGGCAACACTATGAAAAATACTTGAAAATAATGTGAAGAATTTAAACAACttcaagttttctttttggGTGTCATTAATAATAATGTATGCGCAATTTCAATGGCTGGGAATTTTTCTTCTGTTGAGTACTTAGAATTTTGATATTCACAAATCTGTTAAcccctaagttttttttcttgcattttaaAGAAGCAGCATTAGGGTTTTACTAGGGTTCTAGAATTTGGGAATTTGAAGGACTAGAGAATATGTAAtgcttttttaatttctgggtcTTCCTCTGTTTGTCTAATTAagatatatgtatgtgtgtgtttgtgtataagGTAGTTCTTGCTTTTGAATGATTCATTCTTTAAATTATTTCAAGAATGAAATGAATTTGGAATTTGGGTCTTGTGGTGCAAAGTactaattcttttatatatagtgcTTTTTAAGATTTCTCATTGGACTTACTTTTCTGGTGCAGCCAAATCGTGATTTTCAATTCGTTTTCTTGTTTGGAAAGATCATTGATTTAAAAGCGATGAAGGTGTATTTCCctccttattcttcattaatGCTGCCCTGTGTTAAGTTTTGCCCAAACGAAGATGAGCTGATCTACTACTATCTTCACCCGAAGGTTATCGGTGAGCCATTGTCTTTAGGAGGTGTTGAAGTTGTACATGTACCGGAATTTGATGTGTTTAGGGTAAAAGCATCCACCTGTGCTGCTTGAGCAGGTCGCTTGCTTTGTTTTTCTGATGCATGGAGGAAAGCATTAAAATCACCAATACAGAGCCATGGACCATCCACAAATGTTTTCAAATGAGCTAGTAACTTCCACGACTTCTCTTGTTGATTAGCTTCTGGCCAACCATAGAATCCTATCAAGAACCATTCAAATCCATCTTCCCCCACAACCTTAGCTAGTACATGATTAGCTGTGAAATTAATAACATCCAATGAGACTTCACTCTTCCAAATCAATGCAATACCTCCTCCTGAATCCGGGTTTTTTGCAATAATCCGGTTGGGAAAAGGTAAATCATCATACAACTTCTTAAATCCTTCTTTGTCCAGCCTTGTTTCCATAAGAAAACATACGTTGGGAGCTTGTTCCCTCACAATTTTGCGAAGGCTTCGACCTGtccaagggttcccaagcccttggcagttccaGCTTAACAGCCTCATTACTTCCAGCAAGGGTGATTGTCCACCCCCGTCGATAAATCTTCTGAACTTCCACCCTCATTGACTACCTTTCCCCTCTTATGTTCATTCTCATCAACCTGCTCACCAACTTCATCTCTCGTGTCTCTTTTCCCAAGTGTTAGGAGTGTGATTGCACGGGCTAATCCACCAAGCCCAAACTCCATTCTATTAAACCGGATCCATGTAGGTTTGGGCTTATAATTAGACAGCCCAGCTCCATCCATAACTAGCT
The sequence above is drawn from the Quercus robur chromosome 7, dhQueRobu3.1, whole genome shotgun sequence genome and encodes:
- the LOC126693174 gene encoding secoisolariciresinol dehydrogenase-like isoform X2 — encoded protein: MLSKNVSISRALLAQSFYRLLSTQTGSKLEGKVALITGGASGIGKATAAKFINNGAKVVIADIQHQLGQHTAKELGTNATFVACDVTKESDISNAVDFTISKYNQLDIMYNNAGVPCKTPPSIVDLDLAVFDKIMDINVRGVMAGIKHASRVMIPRQTGSILCTASVTGLMGGLAQHTYSVSKSAVIGIVKSVAAELCKYGIRVNCISPFAIPTKFVMDEMSQVFPGVDDRRLVEMVTNVGVLEGTSCEPNDVANAALYLVSDDAKYVSGHNLVLDGGFTSFKHLGFPAPDEVQ
- the LOC126693174 gene encoding secoisolariciresinol dehydrogenase-like isoform X1 — protein: MLRYGLSKNVSISRALLAQSFYRLLSTQTGSKLEGKVALITGGASGIGKATAAKFINNGAKVVIADIQHQLGQHTAKELGTNATFVACDVTKESDISNAVDFTISKYNQLDIMYNNAGVPCKTPPSIVDLDLAVFDKIMDINVRGVMAGIKHASRVMIPRQTGSILCTASVTGLMGGLAQHTYSVSKSAVIGIVKSVAAELCKYGIRVNCISPFAIPTKFVMDEMSQVFPGVDDRRLVEMVTNVGVLEGTSCEPNDVANAALYLVSDDAKYVSGHNLVLDGGFTSFKHLGFPAPDEVQ